A stretch of the Lolium perenne isolate Kyuss_39 chromosome 3, Kyuss_2.0, whole genome shotgun sequence genome encodes the following:
- the LOC127321159 gene encoding uncharacterized protein, whose product MATTTREETTAREKLRSNPAVEKLNPKAYIMSRELVDLTPGQLRKLADLIHRQEVEKLQELKFQSYAEQQKYLHDAKYAHDKVCNILESTQEMITQTEAERDVTKQNIAKDVYDYCTKAIQISLQFIRSYNTRLAYLEKLKSHGDYLIKQLKWLNPATQQKEAQRLALEAGMYKKATLENAKKFQHFVPNQFSKYLKENKIKFEDLVQSNIAKLGFTGPFKKLDDIKKLQVYENIIAEAGQGKPVVTYSFEALGKVGVALLVFTAAAMVWDIYTAEDKLQAAVRDSVNALTAVVALEVGGVVNAAVEAGFVALDIEIASAVVTVIGAVAGFGVGVLIGIATSALLDTIFSSGTSKVKVTDGLTVCRVAPMPDGLQLARLVKHNYPDL is encoded by the exons ATGGCCACCACGACTCGTGAAGAAACAACTGCGCGTGAAAAGCTCAGAAGCAATCCCGCCGTGGAGAAGCTGAACCCCAAG GCTTACATCATGTCTCGTGAGCTGGTTGATTTAACTCCAGGCCAGCTACGTAAGCTAGCCGATTTGATCCATCGACAAGAAGTGGAGAAACTTCAAGAGCTTAAGTTCCAGTCATACGCAGAACAACAAAAGTATCTCCATGACGCCAAATATGCCCATGACAAGGTGTGCAACATCCTTGAGAGTACGCAAGAAATGATAACACAAACTGAGGCCGAGAGGGACGTCACAAAGCAAAATATTGCTAAGGATGTCTATGACTACTGCACCAAGGCCATCCAAATATCCCTCCAATTCATCCGTAGTTACAACACACGTCTCGCCTACCTTGAAAAGCTCAAGAGCCACGGTGATTATCTCATCAAGCAGCTAAAGTGGCTCAATCCAGCCACGCAACAGAAGGAAGCTCAGCGCCTTGCTCTTGAGGCCGGCATGTACAAGAAAGCCACGCTTGAGAATGCCAAAAAGTTTCAGCATTTTGTACCAAATCAATTCTCAAAATATCTCAAGGAAAACAAGATCAAGTTTGAGGATCTCGTGCAAAG TAATATTGCTAAGCTTGGTTTTACGGGGCCTTTTAAAAAGTTGGATGATATCAAAAAGCTACAG GTATATGAAAATATTATTGCCGAAGCGGGACAAGGAAAACCTGTGGTGACTTACTCATTTGAAGCTCTGGGAAAAGTCGGGGTTGCACTTTTGGTTTTTACAGCAGCTGCAATGGTGTGGGACATATACACAGCAGAGGATAAGCTACAAGCAGCGGTTAGGGATTCAGTGAATGCGTTGACTGCTGTAGTTGCCCTTGAGGTCGGAGGTGTTGTTAATGCTGCTGTAGAAGCTGGATTCGTAGCGCTTGACATCGAAATCGCCTCTGCAGTTGTCACTGTAATTGGAGCAGTCGCCGGGTTCGGAGTTGGTGTGCTCATTGGGATTGCTACAAGTGCGCTGCTTGACACTATTTTTAGTAGTGGAACTAGCAAGGTGAAGGTAACAGACGGGCTTACTGTTTGTCGTGTGGCTCCTATGCCCGATGGTCTCCAACTCGCTCGTCTTGTTAAGCATAACTACCCTGACCTGTAA
- the LOC127321166 gene encoding 23 kDa jasmonate-induced protein, which yields MASGVFGIPISVETLRATGEYNEPISQNDVADYAMKMINAGGKDIDAQNFVDKLKERYGDGISAKCLIYNATGTTLSFVTYKDWHGHIYDTPYPSQIQNGQWGAFLHVHPTFTSGSSAAVVYRSKVPSGGSSCDWLFSWGIPYVGDNGVYTEIREEGHFPKHWDYIYNKKVENASRSSTDGRYGYVSRTEIGEGTTVNVRGVFQLPYY from the exons ATGGCGTCAGGAGTGTTTGGTATCCCCATTTCAGTGGAGACGTTGAGAGCCACAGGAGAGTATAACGAACCCATTAGCCAAAACGATGTTGCAGACTATGCCATGAAGATGATCAACGCCGGTGGTAAGGATATTGACGCACAAAATTTCGTCGACAAACTGAAGGAAAG GTACGGTGATGGAATATCTGCAAAATGCCTCATCTACAATGCCACCGGTACCACTTTGAGCTTCGTTACCTATAAGGATTGGCATGGCCATATCTATGATACACCCTACCCATCACAGATTCAGAATGGGCAATGGGGGGCATTTCTCCACGTCCACCCAACTTTCACGTCTGGTTCATCTGCTGCCGTTGTGTATCGTAGCAAGGTTCCCTCCGGTGGCAGCTCGTGTGATTGGTTGTTCTCTTGGGGCATCCCGTACGTTGGTGACAACGGG GTGTACACTGAAATTCGTGAGGAAGGGCACTTCCCTAAGCACTGGGATTATAtctacaataagaaggtggaaAATGCCAGTCGCAGCTCCACTGATGGCCGTTATGGATATGTTTCCAGGACTGAGATCGGTGAAGGCACTACAGTAAACGTTCGTGGTGTCTTTCAGCTTCCCTACTATTAA